The Methanoculleus marisnigri JR1 genome window below encodes:
- a CDS encoding methyl-accepting chemotaxis protein, whose product MIDKPGRKALFTGPVVPGMTGQEQGAVVLPEAIEAALHAALEGDDSVQIDLAGVPESYRPLATSINALLGKKQEEKQRLKHRLDEAKMLLKGSDTIIQQNPMPILVVDPDFTVTMVNAAYAEMSGIPMDQVLGRSLKDFRITSQKGSGLRQAIQEKKRVYAEVVVELPSGTRTLEQYGIPLLDNENAVESILMVYNDLTEKRQEEEEIQRMQHRIDTMIKLNPLAIALLRPDKSRIDINDEYARMWRGTREETLAKKLYDYDITVIDGDHFYACYETKKPARTDVMVKWPDGVRKYLTLNAIPILDANGEIEMAFYVWNDWTDLQNKKEEAEKLKHSVDTMIKQNPLAIATLRADKSRIDINDEYARMWRGTREETLAKKLYDYDITVIDGEHFYACYETKKPARTDVMVKWPDGVRKYLTLNAIPILDANGEIEMAFYVWNDWTDLKEKEEEVKDTEHRVDAMIKQNPLAIATLRPDKSRIDINDEYARMWRGTREETLAKKLYDYDITILDGDHFYTCYETKKLARTDVMVKWPDGVRKYLTLNAIPILDRNGEIELAFYVWNDWTEQREREDQIRDLMETAKRESERLGESAGELGNALAAMAKGDLTAFVEAETDDPLHQVKTDYNASLTAIRALLADVAKAAQQVDMTTKEVSKSTDEIIRATEQVAVSTQQSSEDARRQLDKIEEIGTDVNDLSASIEEIASTSQSVMEQASKASKEGNDAASLGEVATNKMQLVEEISKQTVGEISTLNNQMREINNIVKLIADIANQTNLLALNAAIEAARAGEHGRGFAVVAGEIRNLAGESKRASQDIEDLIRTIQASTEKTTDSMQASHQEIQAGIESVNKVIVGLNRIVNSVEVVTRGISEITKATEDQAGSTNNVMQKMDESTHMTKESLDRTEDMAALAEEVSASTEEVGSASHELASMAEQLKKVMMQFKLN is encoded by the coding sequence ATGATCGATAAACCTGGAAGGAAAGCACTATTTACCGGGCCGGTTGTGCCGGGTATGACAGGACAGGAACAGGGAGCAGTGGTACTGCCCGAGGCGATCGAGGCCGCACTCCACGCGGCGCTTGAAGGCGACGACTCCGTGCAGATCGACCTTGCCGGCGTTCCGGAGAGTTACCGGCCGCTGGCCACCTCGATCAACGCGCTGCTCGGGAAGAAGCAGGAGGAGAAGCAGCGCCTCAAGCACCGGCTGGACGAGGCAAAGATGCTTCTGAAGGGATCCGATACGATCATCCAGCAGAATCCGATGCCCATCCTGGTCGTCGATCCGGACTTCACGGTGACGATGGTAAACGCCGCCTACGCCGAGATGAGCGGAATCCCGATGGATCAGGTGCTCGGCAGGAGCCTGAAAGACTTCAGGATAACGTCCCAGAAGGGTTCCGGCCTCCGACAGGCAATCCAGGAGAAGAAGCGGGTGTATGCGGAAGTCGTCGTCGAACTCCCCTCGGGCACCCGTACGCTCGAGCAGTACGGCATCCCGCTGCTCGACAACGAGAACGCGGTCGAGAGCATCCTCATGGTCTACAACGACCTCACCGAAAAACGGCAGGAGGAGGAGGAGATCCAGAGGATGCAGCATCGCATCGACACGATGATCAAACTGAATCCGCTTGCCATCGCACTCCTCCGCCCCGACAAGAGCCGGATCGACATCAACGACGAGTATGCCCGGATGTGGCGCGGCACCCGCGAAGAGACCCTCGCGAAGAAACTCTACGACTACGACATCACCGTCATCGACGGCGACCACTTCTACGCCTGCTACGAGACGAAGAAACCCGCCCGGACGGACGTCATGGTCAAGTGGCCCGACGGCGTCAGGAAATACCTCACCCTGAACGCCATCCCCATCCTCGATGCGAACGGCGAGATCGAGATGGCCTTCTACGTCTGGAACGACTGGACCGACCTCCAGAATAAGAAGGAAGAGGCCGAGAAACTCAAGCACAGCGTCGACACGATGATCAAGCAGAACCCGCTTGCCATCGCAACCCTCCGCGCGGACAAGAGCCGGATCGACATCAACGACGAGTACGCCCGGATGTGGCGCGGCACCCGCGAAGAGACCCTCGCGAAGAAACTCTACGACTACGACATCACCGTCATCGACGGCGAGCACTTCTACGCCTGCTACGAGACGAAGAAACCCGCCCGGACGGACGTCATGGTCAAGTGGCCCGACGGTGTCAGGAAGTACCTCACCCTGAACGCCATCCCCATCCTTGATGCGAACGGCGAGATCGAGATGGCGTTCTACGTCTGGAACGACTGGACCGACCTCAAGGAGAAGGAGGAGGAGGTCAAGGATACCGAGCACCGGGTCGACGCGATGATCAAGCAGAACCCACTCGCCATCGCGACCCTTCGCCCGGACAAGAGCAGGATCGACATCAACGACGAGTATGCCCGGATGTGGCGGGGCACCCGCGAAGAAACCCTCGCGAAGAAGCTCTACGACTACGATATCACCATCCTTGACGGCGATCACTTCTACACCTGCTACGAGACGAAGAAACTCGCACGGACGGACGTCATGGTCAAGTGGCCCGACGGCGTCAGGAAGTACCTCACCTTAAACGCCATCCCCATTCTCGACCGGAACGGCGAGATCGAGCTGGCCTTCTACGTCTGGAACGACTGGACCGAGCAGCGGGAGAGGGAGGACCAGATCCGCGACCTGATGGAGACCGCGAAGCGGGAGAGCGAGAGGCTTGGAGAGAGCGCCGGGGAACTCGGGAACGCGCTTGCCGCCATGGCAAAGGGCGACCTGACGGCGTTCGTAGAAGCAGAAACCGACGACCCGCTCCACCAGGTCAAGACCGACTACAACGCCTCGTTGACCGCTATCCGCGCGCTTCTCGCCGACGTGGCGAAAGCCGCTCAGCAGGTGGACATGACGACGAAGGAGGTCAGCAAGAGCACCGACGAGATCATCCGGGCGACGGAGCAGGTCGCCGTCTCGACGCAGCAGTCGTCCGAGGACGCACGCCGCCAGCTCGATAAGATCGAGGAGATCGGAACGGACGTCAACGACCTCTCGGCATCCATCGAAGAGATTGCAAGCACGTCGCAGTCGGTCATGGAGCAGGCCTCGAAGGCTTCCAAGGAAGGAAACGACGCGGCCTCGCTCGGTGAAGTCGCGACGAACAAGATGCAGCTCGTCGAGGAGATCTCCAAGCAGACCGTAGGGGAGATCAGCACCCTCAACAACCAGATGCGGGAGATCAACAACATCGTCAAGTTGATCGCCGACATCGCGAACCAGACCAACCTCCTCGCGCTGAACGCCGCGATCGAGGCCGCCCGGGCCGGGGAGCACGGCCGCGGGTTCGCCGTGGTCGCCGGCGAGATCAGAAACCTTGCCGGAGAGTCCAAGCGGGCGAGCCAGGATATCGAGGACCTGATCCGGACGATCCAGGCAAGCACCGAAAAGACCACCGACTCGATGCAGGCATCCCACCAGGAGATCCAGGCAGGCATCGAGAGCGTCAACAAGGTCATCGTGGGCTTAAACCGGATCGTCAACAGCGTGGAAGTGGTCACCCGCGGCATCAGCGAGATCACCAAAGCCACCGAAGACCAGGCGGGCTCCACCAACAACGTCATGCAGAAGATGGACGAGTCCACCCACATGACCAAGGAGAGCCTGGACCGCACCGAGGACATGGCTGCACTCGCCGAAGAGGTCAGCGCATCGACCGAGGAGGTCGGAAGCGCTTCCCACGAACTGGCAAGCATGGCCGAACAGCTCAAGAAGGTAATGATGCAGTTCAAGCTGAACTAG
- a CDS encoding chemotaxis protein CheW, with the protein MAASVDVVEFQLGEEHYALDIQIAREIVEMMPITPLPRAPDYLAGIINLRGEITNIIDLRDLLGLPASEEVENRKIVVLMPDVTNGSNVGIIVDDVHSVVSVRNDQIERVSDGITSSISSYVKAIIKIGDEEEEKTKTLIIWLDVQKVIGDLGGDLGNH; encoded by the coding sequence ATGGCAGCATCCGTAGACGTGGTGGAGTTCCAGCTCGGGGAGGAGCACTACGCACTGGATATCCAGATTGCACGAGAGATCGTGGAGATGATGCCGATCACTCCCCTTCCCCGTGCTCCCGACTACCTCGCGGGCATCATTAACCTGCGAGGCGAGATCACGAACATCATCGACCTTCGCGATCTTCTCGGGCTCCCTGCATCGGAGGAGGTCGAGAACCGAAAGATCGTCGTGCTGATGCCGGACGTGACGAACGGGTCGAACGTAGGGATCATCGTCGACGACGTTCACAGTGTCGTGTCGGTCAGAAACGACCAGATCGAACGCGTCAGCGACGGCATCACGTCGTCCATCAGCAGTTATGTCAAGGCAATCATCAAGATAGGGGACGAAGAGGAAGAGAAGACAAAGACTCTTATCATCTGGCTCGACGTCCAGAAAGTAATCGGCGATCTCGGCGGCGATCTCGGAAACCACTAG
- a CDS encoding CheR family methyltransferase, whose protein sequence is MDEFASLQRSIERLVRIKCSNYKEDYIKRRILSRMRLTNTADFETYHKYLLANPQEADLLRNALTINVTKFFRDPEVFEVIRREILPELARRRESIRIWCAGCATGEEPYSLAILAHELMTLHKNVTVTIYATDIDTVVLQKAMAGVYDRKALENVDEKRLRKHFIGHDDGTFEVRPHIKSLVKFREHDLMSGVPIARYLDAVTCRNVTIYFTEKQKNDLTHLFYSALAVDGFYIMGKTEYVAREVEHLFVSYNVMQKILRRAA, encoded by the coding sequence ATGGATGAATTCGCATCGCTCCAGAGAAGCATCGAGAGACTGGTTCGGATCAAGTGCTCGAACTACAAGGAAGATTACATCAAACGGCGTATCCTCTCCCGGATGCGCCTGACAAACACCGCGGATTTCGAGACGTATCACAAGTACCTCCTTGCGAATCCGCAGGAAGCCGACCTGCTCAGGAACGCTCTCACTATCAACGTCACCAAATTTTTCCGCGACCCGGAAGTCTTCGAAGTGATACGCCGGGAGATATTGCCCGAGCTCGCCCGCCGCAGGGAATCGATCCGGATCTGGTGCGCCGGCTGCGCCACGGGTGAAGAGCCCTACTCACTCGCCATCCTCGCGCACGAACTGATGACCCTCCACAAAAACGTCACCGTAACGATATACGCGACCGATATCGATACCGTGGTGCTGCAGAAAGCCATGGCCGGGGTCTACGACAGAAAGGCGCTCGAGAACGTCGACGAGAAGAGGCTCCGCAAGCATTTCATCGGCCACGACGACGGCACGTTCGAGGTCCGCCCCCATATCAAAAGCCTGGTTAAATTCCGGGAACACGACCTGATGTCGGGCGTCCCCATCGCCCGGTACCTCGACGCCGTCACCTGCCGCAACGTCACCATCTACTTTACCGAGAAGCAGAAGAACGACCTTACGCACCTCTTTTACTCTGCACTTGCCGTCGACGGCTTCTATATCATGGGCAAGACCGAGTACGTGGCAAGAGAGGTAGAGCACCTCTTTGTGTCGTACAACGTCATGCAAAAGATTCTGCGCAGGGCCGCCTGA
- a CDS encoding DUF7123 family protein codes for MSTKDRIKEKYSDTQRKILYHLKTGLRAGKSYFKSKYIATDLGLSAKEVGINLAILSEICDELDIRRWSYSNSTTWRVTSRAS; via the coding sequence ATGTCGACAAAAGACCGTATCAAAGAGAAATATAGCGACACCCAGCGAAAGATCCTGTATCACCTCAAAACCGGGCTGCGAGCCGGCAAGTCTTACTTTAAATCCAAGTACATCGCAACCGATCTTGGCCTTTCCGCAAAAGAGGTCGGCATCAACCTTGCTATCCTCTCCGAGATCTGCGATGAGCTGGATATCAGGCGCTGGAGTTACTCGAACAGTACGACGTGGCGCGTCACCTCACGTGCATCATAA